A genomic stretch from Lathyrus oleraceus cultivar Zhongwan6 chromosome 2, CAAS_Psat_ZW6_1.0, whole genome shotgun sequence includes:
- the LOC127123022 gene encoding uncharacterized protein LOC127123022, producing MTLNMVPPKNILEMLKRKRLENVSNTKKIYNVRAINNKVIKGPRTKMQHLLKLLDDDHYVSRYKVCEDGVTARDILWTHNDSIKLSNIFSTVLIICSTYKTKKYKLLLLEIVGVISTDMRPPQNSSGHVTCIGLISKTHQFIQVYLKLRCPIPKTSLECTTHFTNEVEVWPDHFLERMEWFTNLSEIQRESNKKNSKEASPIERDLGDDTCFDAF from the exons ATGACATTGAATATGGTTCCGCCCAAAAACATACTTGAAATGTTGAAACGAAAAAGACTTGAAAATGTCTCAAATACCAAGAAAATATACAATGTTCGTGCCATAAACAATAAGGTGATAAAAGGACCTAGAACTAAAATGCAACATTTGTTGAAGCTTCTAGATGATGATCACTATGTTTCTAGGTACAAAGTGTGTGAGGATGGAGTCACAGCTCGAGATATACTTTGGACTCATAATGATTCCATCAAGTTGTCCAACATATTTTCTACGGTGCTTATAATTTGTTCAACATACAAGACAAAAAAGTATAAGCTTCTACTTCTAGAAATTGTTGGTGTCATTTCGACAGATATGAG GCCACCTCAAAATTCATCCGGACATGTCACGTGTATTGGATTGATTTCAAAAACACATCAGTTTATTCAAGTTTATTTGAAATTGAGATGTCCTATACCAAAGACATCATTGGAGTGCACAACACATTTCACAAATGAAGTTGAAGTTTGGCCTGATCACTTTCTAGAAAGGATGGAATGGTTCACTAATTTGAGCGAGATTCAAAGAGAATCAAATAAGAAAAATTCAAAGGAGGCATCACCCATAGAAAGAGATTTAGGCGATGACACATGTTTTGATGCTTTTTAG